A single genomic interval of Halosegnis longus harbors:
- a CDS encoding DEAD/DEAH box helicase, translating into MTAPTSPGGDFVSVTYEHGVADAVTDAGESTDETQSGEPLASLRARRVLAGQSDTAMQSLGQLDESNVKLLEHQVEAAYRALFEMDGKALLADEVGLGKTIEVGMILKEMAYRDTCDAVLILTPAQLAKQWQGELAEKFGLEYVCNYDDEFAGFDAHDQIIASIDTAKSDRHRDTVLSRQWDVLVLDEAHYVKNEATDRYSLIDQLYYRYAFFLTATPIQNELTDLYNVISLLRPGLFGTRDVFHQYFSDSGDSLINTDELQARLQQVMIRNRRAETDIDFTDRIIDTRTFQQSAAERELYELVTEYVTTAYSQDQGQKLVLMLLQKEVVSSPEALRGTIYKQLQDPTEHTNRQALRRILDAIDAIEENTKAQRLNDIIASAREEVEKGRVIVFTQFRATQQALLESLSAAGYVTHAFHGGHSSAEKEAIIEDFRQEGGVLVSTDAMNEGRNLQFCNLMVNYDLPWNPMKVEQRIGRIHRIGQDRDVYVFNMALEDTIEEYVLDRLYHKIDLFQQTVGELSTILSRLDDSGQSFEDEIFERLVNAGDEVELENDFDAMAVDLDEQKELANQMEEFNEGVFDGFDLGSDTERESRDEPAVARQTRLGDAE; encoded by the coding sequence GTGACCGCGCCGACGAGCCCGGGAGGCGACTTTGTCTCAGTAACGTATGAGCACGGCGTAGCGGATGCCGTGACGGACGCGGGTGAGTCGACCGACGAGACGCAATCTGGGGAGCCCCTTGCGTCACTTCGCGCGCGACGAGTATTGGCTGGCCAGTCGGATACGGCGATGCAGTCGCTGGGCCAGCTCGATGAGTCGAATGTCAAGCTGCTTGAACACCAAGTTGAGGCGGCGTATCGCGCCCTGTTCGAGATGGATGGCAAGGCGCTACTTGCGGATGAGGTTGGCCTGGGGAAGACGATTGAAGTCGGCATGATTCTGAAGGAGATGGCGTATCGCGATACCTGCGATGCCGTCTTGATTCTCACCCCGGCACAGCTGGCCAAGCAGTGGCAAGGCGAATTGGCGGAGAAGTTCGGCCTCGAGTACGTCTGCAACTACGACGATGAGTTTGCGGGTTTTGATGCCCACGACCAGATCATTGCGAGTATTGATACCGCAAAGAGCGACCGGCACCGCGACACGGTGTTGAGTCGCCAATGGGATGTCCTCGTGCTTGATGAGGCCCACTACGTCAAAAACGAAGCAACGGATCGATACAGTCTGATCGACCAGCTCTACTATCGGTATGCGTTTTTCCTGACGGCGACGCCGATTCAGAATGAGCTAACCGATCTGTACAATGTGATCTCGCTGTTGCGGCCAGGGTTGTTCGGCACGCGTGATGTGTTTCACCAGTATTTCAGCGACTCCGGTGACTCGCTGATTAACACCGACGAGCTGCAGGCCCGCCTCCAGCAAGTCATGATTCGCAATCGGCGGGCCGAGACGGATATTGACTTCACTGACCGGATTATCGATACCCGAACGTTCCAGCAGTCAGCCGCGGAACGAGAGCTGTACGAGTTAGTCACCGAGTACGTGACAACGGCCTACAGCCAAGATCAGGGGCAGAAACTCGTGTTAATGTTGCTGCAAAAGGAGGTTGTCAGTAGTCCGGAGGCGCTTCGCGGGACGATCTACAAGCAGCTCCAGGACCCCACTGAACACACGAACCGCCAGGCACTTCGACGGATTCTGGATGCGATTGATGCGATTGAGGAGAATACGAAGGCCCAGCGACTCAATGATATCATCGCCTCGGCGCGTGAGGAAGTCGAGAAGGGACGTGTGATCGTCTTCACGCAGTTTCGGGCCACACAGCAGGCCTTGCTCGAATCGCTGTCAGCGGCGGGCTACGTGACGCATGCGTTCCACGGTGGCCACTCAAGTGCGGAGAAGGAAGCGATTATCGAGGACTTCCGCCAGGAGGGTGGTGTCTTGGTATCGACGGATGCGATGAATGAGGGGCGGAATCTCCAGTTTTGCAATCTGATGGTGAATTACGATCTGCCGTGGAATCCGATGAAGGTCGAACAACGGATTGGCCGGATTCACCGCATTGGCCAGGACCGCGACGTGTACGTGTTCAATATGGCACTAGAGGATACCATCGAGGAGTACGTCCTTGATCGACTGTACCACAAGATCGATCTGTTCCAGCAGACGGTCGGTGAGCTGAGTACGATTCTCTCGCGGTTGGATGACTCCGGGCAGAGCTTTGAGGATGAAATCTTCGAGCGACTCGTCAATGCCGGTGATGAAGTCGAGTTAGAGAATGACTTCGATGCGATGGCGGTCGATCTTGACGAACAGAAGGAGCTTGCAAATCAGATGGAGGAGTTCAACGAGGGGGTCTTCGACGGCTTTGATCTGGGGAGTGATACTGAGCGGGAGTCGCGTGATGAGCCCGCCGTGGCCCGGCAAACGCGATTGGGTGATGCGGAGTGA